A window of Lepidochelys kempii isolate rLepKem1 chromosome 1, rLepKem1.hap2, whole genome shotgun sequence contains these coding sequences:
- the LOC140912905 gene encoding olfactory receptor 52M1-like translates to MSDSNTTEFTNPSTFILLGIPGLEVAHVWISIPFSTMYVIAVLGNFTVLCIVKREPSLHAPMYYFLCMLAVTDLVLSTSILPKMLSIFWFNSREIDFSACLTQMYFIHCFSVMVSGILVAMALDRYVAICHPLRHSTILTNPLVAKIGLAVVLRSGMVILLYPILARQWPYCRTNVIPQPYCAHIAVVNLACADTRVSSYYGLFVLFFVTGLDGIFIAVSYTQILRTTFSLPTKDARLKTLGTCGSHIFVILAFYIPGLVMSLMHRFAQNVPLHFHVFIANVYLLVPPMLNPIIYGVKTKEIRVRLLHLFTHTGA, encoded by the coding sequence atgtcagattccaacacaactgaattcaccaacccctccaccttcatcctgctgggcattcctggcctggaggtggcccatgtctggatctccatccccttctccacCATGTACGTCATAGCCGTCTTGGGGAACTTCACTGTCCTGTGCATCGTGAAGAGGGAGCCGAGCCTCCATGCacccatgtactatttcctctgcatgctggccgTCACCGACCTGGTCCTGTCCACCTCCATCCTtcccaaaatgctgagcatcttctggtttAATTCCAGGGAGATTGatttcagtgcctgcctcacccagatgtacttCATTCACTGCTTCTCAGTGATGGTATCTGGGATCCTTGTGGCCATGGCTTTGGATCGTTATGTGGCCATCTGCCATCCCCTGCGACATTCCACCATCCTGACAAACCCCCTGGTGGCCAAGATCGGCCTGGCCGTGGTTCTGCGCAGTGGCATGGTCATACTGCTCTATCCCATCCTAGCGAGGCagtggccatattgcagaaccaacGTCATCCCCCAGCCCTACTGCGCCCACATAGCCGTGGTGAACCTGGCCTGCGCCGACACCCGTGTTAGTAGTTACTACGGCCTCTTTGTGTTATTCTTTGTGACGGGTCTGGATGGCATTTTTATTGCTGTATCCTATACCCAGATCCTCAGGACCACCTTCAGCCTCCCCACAAAAGATGCTCGGCTCAAGACTTTGGGGACCTGCGGCTCCCACATTTTTGTCATTTTAGCCTTTTACATCCCAGGTCTCGTCATGTCCCTCATGCACAGATTTGCCCAAAATGTGCCCCTGCATTTCCACGTTTTCATTGCCAACGTGTACCTCCTGGTGCCCCCCATGTTAAACCCGATCATCTATGGGGTGAAGACCAAAGAGATCCGGGTAAGGCTGCTCCACCTGTTTACTCATACAGGGGCCTAA